From one Lotus japonicus ecotype B-129 chromosome 3, LjGifu_v1.2 genomic stretch:
- the LOC130745966 gene encoding lysM domain receptor-like kinase 3: MIPLAKPQWKFLLLFLVFIHFKRTSSYPMEPMNCTDTSRVCTSFMAFKPQPKQTLAEIQSMFDVLPGDITVEGNGWDYMFIRKNCSCAAGIKKYVSNTTFTVKSNEGWVYDLVMDAYDGLVILPNTTRRARNGAVISLRLFCGCSSGLWNYLMSYVMTDGDSVESLASRFGVSMGSIESVNGIGDPDNVTVGSLYYIPMNSVPGDPYPLKNASPPAPVPTPSVDNFSGDQVDHKAHVPYGWIIGGLGVGLFLIILSVMLCVCMRSSSCFGEARSHEKDADGKISHKFHILRNPSFFCGSGRYICGKHVGQKQKDGESSNHTITIPKASTLGPDIFDMDKPVVFTYDEIFPSTDGFSDSNLLGHGTYGSVYYCLLRDQEVAIKRMTATKTKEFMAEIKVLCKVHHANLVELIGYAASHDEFFLVYEYAQKGSLRSHLHDPQNKGHSPLSWIMRVQIALDAARGLEYIHEHTKTHYVHRDIKTSNILLDASFRAKISDFGLAKLVGKTNEGEVSTTKVVGTYGYLAPEYLSNGLATTKSDVYAFGVVLFEIISGKEAIIRTEGTVTKNPERRSLASVMLAALRNSPDSMSMSGVRDYIDPNMMNLFPHDCVFKMAMLAKQCVDDDPILRPDMKQIVISLSQILLSTVEWEATLAGNSQVFSGLVQGR, translated from the exons ATGATTCCTTTAGCAAAACCCCAATGGAAGTTTCTCCTCCTTTTTCTGGTTTTCATTCATTTCAAGAGAACCAGTTCTTACCCTATGGAACCCATGAACTGTACGGACACAAGCCGTGTCTGCACTTCTTTCATGGCCTTTAAGCCTCAACCGAAGCAGACACTGGCGGAGATACAGAGCATGTTTGATGTGTTGCCTGGTGACATCACTGTTGAAGGCAATGGCTGGGACTACATGTTCATCAGGAAGAATTGTTCTTGTGCTGCTGGTATCAAGAAATATGTGTCTAACACCACCTTCACTGTGAAATCTAATGAAGGGTGGGTGTATGATTTGGTAATGGATGCCTATGATGGGCTTGTGATCCTTCCTAATACCACAAGGAGGGCAAGGAATGGTGCTGTTATCTCTCTGAGGTTGTTCTGTGGCTGTTCCAGTGGACTTTGGAACTATCTGATGAGTTATGTGATGACAGATGGGGATAGTGTCGAATCTCTGGCGAGCAGATTCGGGGTTAGTATGGGCAGCATTGAGTCTGTAAATGGCATTGGTGATCCTGATAATGTGACTGTGGGCTCACTTTATTACATACCTATGAATTCGG TTCCTGGTGATCCTTATCCCCTGAAGAATGCTTCTCCACCAGCTCCTGTTCCTACCCCATCTGTTGATAATTTTTCAG GTGATCAAGTCGATCATAAGGCTCATGTACCATATGGATGGATTATTGGGGGTCTAGGAGTTGGTCTTTTTCTGATAATATTAAGCGTAATGCTCTGTGTTTGTATGAGATCATCAAGTTGTTTTGGTGAAGCCAGAAGTCATGAAAAAGATGCTGACGGAAAGATCTCTCATAAATTCCATATTCTTCGGAATCCAAGTTTCTTTTGTGGTTCCGGAAGGTACATCTGTGGCAAACATGTAGGCCAGAAGCAAAAAGATGGTGAATCCAGCAATCACACGATTACCATTCCCAAAGCTTCAA CTTTGGGGCCTGACATATTTGACATGGATAAGCCTGTAGTTTTTACATACGATGAGATTTTCCCCTCAACTGATGGATTCTCTGATTCAAATCTACTTGGGCATGGAACATATGGATCTGTTTACTATTGCCTCCTTCGTGACCAG GAAGTTGCTATTAAAAGAATGACTGctacaaaaacaaaagaatttATGGCAGAGATAAAAGTTCTGTGCAAGGTTCATCATGCTAATCTG GTAGAATTGATTGGCTATGCAGCAAGTCATGATGAGTTTTTCCTAGTTTATGAATATGCTCAAAAGGGTTCACTCAGAAGCCATTTGCATGATCCTCAAAATAAGG GGCATTCCCCTCTTTCTTGGATCATGAGGGTGCAGATCGCACTTGACGCTGCAAGGGGCCTTGAATACATTCATGAACACACAAAAACTCATTATGTCCACCGTGATATCAAGACAAGCAACATTTTACTGGATGCTTCCTTTAGAGCAAAG ATTTCAGATTTTGGATTAGCAAAACTTGTTGGGAAAACAAATGAAGGAGAAGTATCAACTACCAAAGTTGTTGGTACATATGGATATCTTGCTCCAGA ATACTTGAGTAATGGCCTTGCAACTACCAAAAGTGATGTATATGCATTTGGTGTTGTCCTTTTTGAGATTATATCAGGAAAGGAGGCCATCATTCGAACAGAAGGCACAGTGACAAAAAATCCGGAAAGACGTTCACTGGCTTCAGTA ATGTTGGCAGCTCTTAGGAACTCACCTGATTCCATGAGCATGTCAGGCGTGAGAGATTATATTGATCCAAATATGATGAATCTGTTTCCCCATGATTGTGTATTTAAG ATGGCCATGCTGGCAAAGCAATGCGTGGACGATGATCCAATCTTACGACCTGATATGAAGCAGATTGTGATTTCTCTCTCACAGATTCTCCTTTCTACTGTTGAGTGGGAAGCCACTCTAGCTGGGAATAGCCAAGTATTCAGTGGCCTTGTTCAGGGAAGATAG
- the LOC130745967 gene encoding uncharacterized protein LOC130745967 — translation MLQRWRKAITPISIFRSHTGTKFANAGTRHTYAKVAAAPLPTIDDDKPQQPLVNLDKMFWSKPCSLALPRDSLMRVEEPDYQGIKRFFLRLMLFYSKQSRSIRGANVVYQRIISQVDKPPIYEAFNLEKTFKTTYSLLILHMWLCLRRLKQEGNEGVEFGQYLYEIYNHDVELRVSKAGVNLLLAKWMKDLEKIFYGNIVAYDTALLPEAKPVDFSNVIWRNIFSDDGSSTPDAAASKSVHAMARYARREVSCMTLTDKEALYSGNFMFTSLKKEIRSGAESE, via the exons ATGTTGCAAAGATGGAGGAAAGCAATCACTCCAATCTCCATCTTCAGATCTCACACTGGTACAAAATTTGCCAACGCCGGCACGCGCCACACCTACGCCAAGGTTGCAGCTGCGCCATTACCGACCATAGACGATGACAAACCTCAACAACCCCTG GTTAACCTAGATAAAATGTTTTGGTCTAAGCCCTGTTCGCTTGCGCTGCCTCGCGATTCGCTGATGAGGGTTGAGGAACCGGATTATCAGGGCATCAAGCGGTTTTTTCTCAGACTTATGCTGTTTTATAGTAAGCAAAGCAGGTCGATTCGAGGGGCTAATGTTGTGTATCAAAGGATTATCTCGCAAGTTGATAAACCTCCCATTTATGAAG CGTTTAACCTGGAGAAAACATTCAAAACGACATACTCTTTACTTATTCTACATATGTGGTTATGCTTGCGTCGCTTAAAGCAAGAGGGAAACGAGGGTGTTGAATTTGGGCAGTACCTTTATGAGATTTACAATCATGATGTGGAGCTAAGAGTGTCCAAAGCTGGA GTTAACCTACTATTGGCTAAGTGGATGAAGGATCTCGAGAAGATCTTTTATGGGAACATTGTTGCTTATGATACTGCCCTGCTTCCGGAAGCTAAACCAGTTGATTTCTCAAATGTTATTTGGAG gaATATATTCTCTGATGATGGTTCTTCAACACCAGATGCTGCTGCATCTAAATCAGTGCAT gcAATGGCCAGGTATGCTCGCCGCGAAGTAAGTTGCATGACTTTAACAG ATAAAGAAGCACTATATTCAGGGAATTTCATGTTTACCTCTTTGAAGAAAGAGATCAGAAGCGGAGCAGAGAGTGAATGA
- the LOC130745965 gene encoding uncharacterized protein LOC130745965 gives MKKKGLANVSNTMMNSQKHPHLEDDDDTFDRLHSDLSSLFLQIDEIVVKAFGLKKVSQKGSKKIEPFSHVLSDLLSCLKPWVPRLQIALSSLSVESESKNEQVSFCEESNVSECGSPQETTLDSLVSPSPLVSWRGDCTVDRGRQMFMLTPLPLSRALLSTKPKQPQTKSESDELASSTYGIGTSTFLDLSRDMNTLLDSVLMKQAPTEPAPSSVAIEEANNEEPGLISSPFVPKRDTSMLVMMTPCLKMSPPRSCVLLEPISEIHHRGNDKVRKCTPFPVGVHYSDSEDSESSGSEASQGLALKYPELLGLQKVSKSGLGKKNVEASPAWLTSPPKTCVLLEPSDETSLELEKADNEPCIQITDSVLKQPVSKLKDDISKDRNQAKISCDQDHSIVNSLHIESTPMWPEPESSFRTGKRPGENTLKKELWTKFEAATAGGFQSKLSTVQENTRKGFLDLLEEASNEQ, from the exons atgaagaagaagggttTGGCCAATGTATCCAACACGATGATGAATTCTCAGAAGCACCCTCAccttgaagatgatgatgacacCTTCGATCGTCTTCACTCCgatctttcttctctttttcttcag ATTGATGAGATTGTTGTGAAAGCGTTTGGATTGAAGAAAGTTAGTCAAAAGGGTAGCAAAAAAATCGAACCTTTCTCCCATGTGTTGTCTGACTTGCTCTCATGCTTAAAG CCCTGGGTGCCCAGATTGCAAATTGCACTCTCATCACTCTCAGTGGAGTCTGAGAGTAAAAATGAACAAGTTTCTTTTTGTGAGGAAAGCAATGTCAGTGAGTGTGGCAGTCCTCAAGAGACCACCTTGGACTCTTTGGTGTCTCCTTCTCCACTTGTGTCATGGCGGGGCGACTGCACTGTTGATAGAGGTAGACAGATGTTTATGCTCACACCTCTTCCATTGTCAAGAGCATTGTTGTCAACCAAACCCAAGCAACCACAAACTAAGTCAGAGTCCGATGAATTGGCTTCCTCTACTTATGGTATTGGGACATCAACCTTTTTAGACTTGTCTAGAGACATGAACACTTTGCTGGACTCTGTTCTGATGAAGCAAGCTCCAACTGAGCCTGCCCCTTCTTCTGTTGCCATTGAAGAGGCAAACAATGAAGAGCCCGGGTTAATTTCTTCGCCGTTTGTTCCCAAAAGAGATACCTCCATGCTTGTTATGATGACTCCTTGCTTAAAAATGTCACCTCCGAGGTCTTGTGTTTTGCTTGAACCCATATCTGAAATACATCATCGTGGTAATGATAAGGTTCGCAAGTGCACTCCGTTTCCTGTTGGGGTTCATTACAGTGattcagaagattctgaatctTCTGGTAGTGAGGCTTCACAGGGTTTGGCATTGAAGTATCCAGAACTGTTGGGGTTACAGAAGGTTTCTAAGTCAGGACTTGGAAAGAAAAATGTGGAAGCCTCACCGGCTTGGCTTACATCACCTCCAAAAACTTGTGTGTTGCTGGAGCCTTCTGATGAAACATCATTGGAGTTGGAGAAGGCTGATAATGAACCTTGTATACAGATAACTGATTCCGTTCTTAAGCAACCGGTCAGCAAATTGAAAGATGATATTTCCAAAGATCGTAATCAAGCCAAAATATCTTGTGATCAAG ATCATTCTATTGTCAACTCTTTGCATATAGAGAGCACTCCCATGTGGCCGGAGCCTGAAAGCTCATTTCGAACAGGGAAACGTCCCGGTGAAAATACTTTGAAGAAGGAATTATGGACCAAGTTTGAAGCAGCAACCGCTGGTGGGTTTCAATCCAAGTTATCTACAGTTCAAGAGAATACACGGAAAGGATTTCTTGACCTGCTGGAAGAAGCTTCAAATGAACAATGA